The following proteins come from a genomic window of Pyxidicoccus sp. MSG2:
- a CDS encoding protein kinase domain-containing protein, which produces MSDRQTVGGRYVLERRIAGGGMGTIWVALDPKLQRHVAMKLMASHCAPAPLARQQFEWEAQAIARLQNPHVIQVHDCDLSGDTPYIVMELLDGEDLEALLNRRERLSLAMVDRVLTQAARALTAAHAAGVIHRDLKPANIFLARSASGELVKVLDFGLALLMSGGAAKPHPDEEMAGTPRYMSPEQLRGIEPRLDHRCDLWALAVVAYRALTGQHPFALESLRQMRLGQVPPPPPPPSSIVPELGAEVDAFFARALDPEPSKRYQSAHELAAAFTSRVDAGRPSRPAKVLVVDDEPDIVVLMEQSFRKQIRRSVYQFLFAADGEEALEQLRQHPDVQVVLCDINMPRMDGLTFLSRVGEVSSLTRVIIVSAYGDMNNIRTAMNRGAYDFITKPIDFPDLETTLVKTLKHVRELRSTIRSTEENGLLRMFVPGGVLERLPPLLQGSDALAGERVEGSVVFVDVDAFTPVLHQEPPAESLRRLNANFEAIVPEVLSRGGTVDKFIGDAVMAVFRGPGHADRAQEACIAIRRQLGTLADRGGESAPYAHGVCIGLDSGELVSGSIGAKASGRLDYTVLGDVVNTASRLAAVAVRGQVLVSARARELAKQPFEYTPLGEQALHGAGAPVAVFELVRREGDTRVAPDEATPFVPSQPHDEPGTAVRAAGPSR; this is translated from the coding sequence ATGTCCGATCGCCAGACCGTTGGCGGCAGGTACGTCCTGGAGCGACGCATCGCCGGTGGCGGCATGGGCACCATCTGGGTGGCGTTGGATCCCAAGCTCCAGCGTCACGTGGCGATGAAGCTGATGGCGTCCCACTGTGCCCCGGCTCCGCTCGCGCGCCAGCAGTTCGAGTGGGAGGCGCAGGCCATTGCCCGGCTGCAGAACCCGCACGTCATCCAGGTCCACGACTGCGACCTGTCCGGCGACACGCCCTACATCGTGATGGAGCTGCTCGACGGGGAGGACCTGGAGGCGCTCCTCAACCGCCGCGAGCGGCTGTCCCTGGCCATGGTGGACCGGGTCCTCACCCAGGCGGCCCGCGCGCTGACGGCCGCCCACGCCGCCGGCGTCATCCACCGCGACCTCAAGCCCGCGAACATCTTCCTCGCCCGCTCCGCCAGCGGCGAGCTGGTGAAGGTGCTCGACTTCGGGCTCGCGCTCCTGATGTCCGGGGGCGCGGCGAAGCCCCACCCGGACGAGGAGATGGCGGGCACGCCCCGCTACATGAGCCCGGAGCAGTTGCGCGGCATCGAGCCCCGGTTGGACCACCGCTGCGACCTCTGGGCGCTGGCCGTCGTCGCGTACCGCGCGCTCACCGGGCAGCACCCGTTCGCCCTCGAGTCCCTGCGGCAGATGCGCCTGGGCCAGGTGCCCCCGCCGCCTCCGCCGCCCTCCAGCATCGTCCCCGAGCTGGGCGCGGAGGTGGACGCCTTCTTCGCGCGCGCGTTGGACCCGGAGCCCTCGAAGCGCTACCAGTCCGCGCACGAGCTGGCCGCGGCCTTCACCTCGCGCGTGGACGCGGGCCGCCCGTCGCGCCCGGCGAAGGTGCTGGTGGTGGACGACGAGCCGGACATCGTCGTGCTGATGGAGCAGAGCTTCCGCAAGCAGATCCGCCGCTCCGTCTACCAGTTCCTCTTCGCCGCGGACGGTGAAGAGGCGCTGGAGCAGCTGCGCCAGCACCCCGACGTCCAGGTCGTCCTCTGCGACATCAACATGCCGCGCATGGACGGGCTCACCTTCCTGTCGCGCGTGGGCGAGGTCAGCTCGTTGACGCGGGTGATCATCGTGTCGGCCTACGGCGACATGAACAACATCCGCACGGCGATGAACCGCGGCGCCTACGACTTCATCACCAAGCCCATCGACTTCCCGGACCTGGAGACGACGCTCGTCAAGACGCTGAAGCACGTGCGCGAGCTGCGCAGCACCATCCGCTCCACGGAGGAGAACGGCCTGCTGCGCATGTTCGTCCCCGGCGGTGTGCTGGAGCGGCTGCCTCCGCTGCTGCAGGGCTCGGACGCGCTGGCGGGGGAGCGGGTGGAGGGCTCGGTGGTGTTCGTCGACGTGGACGCCTTCACCCCGGTGCTCCACCAGGAGCCACCCGCGGAGTCGCTGCGCCGGCTCAACGCCAACTTCGAGGCCATCGTCCCGGAGGTGCTGTCGCGGGGCGGTACGGTGGACAAGTTCATCGGGGACGCCGTCATGGCCGTCTTCCGGGGGCCGGGCCACGCGGACCGCGCGCAGGAGGCGTGCATCGCCATCCGCCGGCAGCTCGGCACGCTGGCGGACCGCGGCGGCGAGAGCGCCCCGTACGCCCACGGCGTCTGCATCGGCCTGGACTCGGGAGAGCTGGTGTCCGGCAGCATCGGTGCCAAGGCCTCGGGCCGGCTGGACTACACGGTGCTGGGCGACGTGGTGAACACCGCCTCGCGCCTCGCCGCCGTGGCCGTGCGGGGACAGGTGCTGGTCAGCGCCCGTGCTCGTGAGCTGGCGAAGCAGCCCTTCGAGTACACGCCCCTGGGCGAGCAGGCCCTGCACGGGGCGGGTGCGCCGGTGGCCGTCTTCGAGTTGGTGCGCCGCGAAGGCGACACCCGCGTGGCCCCGGACGAGGCCACGCCCTTCGTGCCGTCCCAGCCCCACGACGAGCCGGGGACGGCGGTGCGGGCGGCCGGGCCCTCCCGATAG
- a CDS encoding sensor histidine kinase, with protein MTEVPGYQAVIELTCALSSELVPGRLMGRLLTWALEHTGARRGVLVLKKPEGLIIAAEGSAEAEDVLVEQAVPVESCTVLPASVILHVMRTGEAVLLHDMASGEAFSEDPYFLRAARPASLLCSPLVKEGSATGALYLENDAARGPFTHERQALLRLLSRHAAVCLENAALCARLKERNEALERNVEELRQQLVAQDKLASLGALTAGITHELQNPLNFVTNFSNLSTRLAIELEETLRGRGGQLDAEALEDTLGLVEDLRQNAQRIHTHGKRASDIIKTMLRHSRRSEGTRSRADFNTLVRDSLGLAVQGLRSRSSGTTVQTESELDATVGTVELVASDISRLFINILENAFYATLQKQQKAGVGFTPSVHIRTRRLGDKVELRVRDNGTGIPEHVRAKLFDPFFTTKPAGVGTGLGLSLCHDIVQEHHGEIRVESAPGEYAEFIITLPAPAAASAA; from the coding sequence ATGACCGAGGTCCCCGGCTACCAGGCTGTCATCGAGCTGACGTGCGCGCTCTCCAGCGAGCTCGTCCCGGGCAGGCTGATGGGCAGGCTGCTCACCTGGGCCCTCGAGCACACCGGCGCGCGGCGCGGCGTCCTCGTCCTGAAGAAACCCGAGGGCCTGATCATCGCGGCCGAGGGCTCGGCGGAGGCCGAGGACGTACTGGTGGAGCAGGCCGTGCCGGTGGAGTCGTGCACCGTGCTCCCGGCCTCCGTCATCCTCCACGTGATGCGCACGGGCGAGGCGGTCCTCCTCCACGACATGGCGTCCGGTGAGGCCTTCTCCGAGGACCCCTACTTCCTCCGCGCCGCGCGGCCCGCGTCCCTGCTGTGCAGCCCGCTCGTGAAGGAGGGCTCGGCCACCGGCGCGCTCTACCTGGAGAACGACGCCGCACGCGGGCCCTTCACGCACGAGCGGCAGGCGTTGCTGCGCCTGCTGTCGCGCCACGCCGCCGTCTGCCTGGAGAACGCCGCGCTGTGCGCCCGCCTGAAGGAGCGGAACGAGGCGCTGGAGCGCAACGTCGAGGAGTTGCGGCAGCAGTTGGTGGCGCAGGACAAGCTCGCGTCCCTGGGCGCGCTCACCGCCGGCATCACCCATGAGCTGCAGAACCCGCTCAACTTCGTCACCAACTTCTCCAACCTGTCCACGCGGTTGGCCATCGAGCTGGAGGAGACGCTGCGCGGACGGGGCGGCCAGCTGGATGCCGAGGCGCTGGAGGACACCCTGGGGCTCGTGGAGGACCTGCGTCAGAATGCGCAGCGCATCCACACCCACGGCAAGCGCGCGTCGGACATCATCAAGACGATGCTGCGCCACTCACGCCGCTCCGAGGGGACGCGCTCGCGCGCGGACTTCAACACGCTGGTGCGCGACAGCCTCGGCCTGGCGGTGCAGGGGCTGCGCAGCCGCTCGAGCGGCACCACCGTGCAGACCGAGTCCGAGCTGGACGCCACCGTGGGCACGGTGGAACTGGTGGCCAGCGACATCAGCCGCCTGTTCATCAACATCCTCGAGAACGCCTTCTACGCGACGCTGCAGAAGCAGCAGAAGGCCGGCGTCGGCTTCACCCCGTCCGTCCACATCCGCACCCGCCGCCTCGGAGACAAGGTCGAGCTGCGCGTGCGCGACAACGGCACCGGCATCCCCGAGCACGTGCGCGCGAAGCTCTTCGACCCGTTCTTCACCACCAAGCCCGCGGGCGTGGGCACCGGCCTGGGCCTGTCGCTGTGCCACGACATCGTCCAGGAGCACCACGGCGAGATTCGCGTGGAGAGCGCCCCCGGCGAGTACGCCGAGTTCATCATCACCCTGCCCGCCCCCGCCGCGGCCTCCGCGGCCTGA
- a CDS encoding tRNA pseudouridine synthase A, which yields MLQSTSKRIPVALWIWYRGGNFRGFQRQPEGPTVQASLEEALASVGVPATIMPAGRTDRGVHARMQVVSVRLEPGDSAEALEKRLPARLPDGLGLCAVRRPGSFHAQWSASGKAYRYRLRLGGTPDAAWAPYSLDVAGEPLLQRGARVTPERLEALLGQAVGTRDFIAFHEKSSPRKPRTLESATLQALGGGLYEAKLGGDGFARYQVRYLVGSALKVAAGLLPEEAWMAALETGSAVEGFKAPAHGLMLWEVRYPPGLDPFTAAERLHPPGLPLEPPFVSG from the coding sequence GTGCTCCAATCGACTTCCAAGCGGATTCCCGTCGCACTGTGGATCTGGTACCGCGGCGGAAACTTCCGTGGCTTCCAGCGTCAGCCGGAGGGGCCCACCGTGCAGGCGTCGCTCGAGGAGGCGCTGGCGTCCGTCGGCGTGCCGGCCACCATCATGCCTGCGGGGCGCACAGATAGGGGCGTCCACGCGCGGATGCAGGTGGTGAGCGTGCGGCTGGAGCCGGGGGACTCGGCGGAAGCGCTGGAGAAGCGGCTGCCCGCCCGCCTGCCGGATGGCCTGGGACTGTGCGCGGTGCGCCGGCCCGGCTCCTTCCATGCGCAGTGGAGCGCGAGCGGCAAGGCGTACCGCTACCGGCTGCGGCTGGGCGGGACTCCCGACGCTGCGTGGGCGCCCTACTCGCTGGACGTCGCCGGTGAGCCGCTCTTGCAGCGCGGCGCACGGGTGACGCCCGAGCGGCTGGAGGCTCTGCTGGGCCAGGCGGTGGGGACGCGGGACTTCATCGCCTTCCATGAGAAGTCCAGCCCCCGAAAGCCGCGCACCCTGGAGTCCGCCACCCTGCAGGCGCTGGGCGGGGGGCTCTACGAGGCGAAGCTGGGCGGGGACGGCTTCGCGCGCTACCAGGTGCGCTACCTCGTGGGGAGCGCGCTGAAGGTGGCGGCGGGACTGCTGCCAGAAGAGGCGTGGATGGCGGCGCTGGAGACGGGGTCGGCCGTGGAGGGCTTCAAGGCGCCCGCGCATGGCCTGATGCTCTGGGAGGTGCGCTACCCTCCCGGGTTGGACCCCTTCACCGCCGCAGAGCGCCTCCACCCTCCGGGGCTTCCGCTGGAGCCACCCTTCGTTTCGGGGTGA
- a CDS encoding AgmX/PglI C-terminal domain-containing protein — protein sequence MAAGQDFVVDVEGHWLFRQGDLVLGPVSGGQIVEKLVSGELTPDTPVAPAGERHFQRMADVDAFRVHVARAEARARVDAAVLVEREKSRKRLTYLGAGAGVLVVLLGVGGLWVARNAAVYGWLGGEEEFDGIEMEPPTIRLAQARADEEELFEYPTNGTRRPGTEPGSTTKPATGTTGTTGTGKTAVASATRADPKRPPRPAGSVSTDPDGLEMTQQFDQSAINRVVAGNKSTLFKCLKDEAERTPGLYAKIPLEFVIGNDGKVSKLWVDNPQFKNGPLYECLFKELQKWPFRAYEGERATVGLSFTIGKRG from the coding sequence ATGGCGGCCGGACAAGACTTTGTGGTGGATGTGGAAGGACATTGGCTCTTTCGACAGGGGGACCTCGTCCTGGGGCCCGTGAGCGGCGGGCAGATTGTCGAGAAGCTCGTCTCGGGGGAGCTGACCCCGGACACGCCGGTGGCTCCCGCGGGGGAGCGCCACTTCCAGCGCATGGCGGATGTGGACGCCTTCCGGGTGCACGTGGCCCGCGCGGAGGCCCGCGCGCGCGTGGACGCCGCCGTCCTGGTGGAGCGCGAGAAGTCCCGCAAGCGGCTGACCTATCTTGGTGCCGGCGCGGGCGTGCTGGTGGTGCTGCTGGGCGTCGGTGGACTGTGGGTGGCGCGCAACGCCGCCGTCTACGGGTGGCTCGGCGGTGAGGAGGAGTTCGACGGCATCGAGATGGAGCCGCCCACCATCCGTCTCGCCCAGGCCCGCGCCGACGAGGAGGAACTCTTCGAGTACCCCACCAACGGCACGCGCCGTCCGGGGACGGAGCCGGGCTCCACCACGAAGCCCGCCACCGGCACCACCGGCACCACCGGTACCGGCAAGACGGCCGTGGCCTCCGCCACCCGCGCCGACCCGAAGCGCCCGCCGCGCCCGGCCGGCAGCGTGAGCACGGACCCGGACGGCCTGGAGATGACGCAGCAGTTCGACCAGTCCGCCATCAACCGGGTGGTGGCCGGCAACAAGTCCACGCTCTTCAAGTGCCTGAAGGACGAGGCCGAGCGCACGCCGGGCCTCTACGCGAAAATCCCCCTGGAGTTCGTCATCGGCAACGACGGCAAGGTGTCCAAGCTCTGGGTGGACAACCCGCAGTTCAAGAACGGGCCCCTCTACGAGTGCCTCTTCAAGGAACTGCAGAAGTGGCCCTTCCGGGCGTACGAGGGCGAGCGCGCCACGGTGGGCCTGTCGTTCACCATCGGCAAGCGGGGGTAG
- a CDS encoding ribbon-helix-helix domain-containing protein, producing MDMNPRLTSVVFRLNREKLDALKELSRSTRIRQSEYLREAISDLLAKYEERLVD from the coding sequence TTGGACATGAATCCCCGCCTCACCTCAGTGGTCTTCCGGCTGAACCGCGAGAAGCTCGATGCCCTGAAGGAGCTGTCGCGCTCCACGCGCATCCGTCAGAGCGAGTACCTGCGGGAGGCCATCTCGGACCTGCTGGCGAAGTACGAGGAGCGGCTGGTCGACTGA
- the clpX gene encoding ATP-dependent Clp protease ATP-binding subunit ClpX yields MKKEHHVNLSCSFCGKSQREVRKLIAGPTVYICDECIKLCNDIIADENEREEGKPQVSLPTPAEIKAFLDDYVIGQDQAKKVLAVAVYNHYKRIYQKKPAARPRPGVKSPGGEDVELSKSNILLIGPTGSGKTLLAQSLARFLNVPFTIADATSLTEAGYVGEDVENIIQNLLHNADYDVEKAARGIVYIDEIDKIARKGDMPSATRDVGGEGVQQALLKIIEGTRANVTPRGGKKYNQQEYVQVDTTNILFICGGAFHGIDGVIKRRVGEKGLGFGAKITHREERSVGELLALTEPEDLMKFGMIPEFIGRLPMIATLNDLKEEDLVIILSQPKNALVKQYQKLFEMEKVKLTFTKEALRAIAREAMRRHSGARGLRAILEDAMLEIMYDVPFREGVKECKITEQVITKHEPPQLVMEKEKKTA; encoded by the coding sequence GTGAAGAAGGAGCACCACGTCAACCTGTCCTGTTCGTTCTGCGGAAAATCGCAGCGCGAGGTCCGCAAGCTGATTGCCGGGCCGACGGTCTACATCTGCGACGAGTGCATCAAGCTCTGCAACGACATCATCGCGGATGAGAACGAGCGAGAGGAAGGCAAGCCCCAGGTCTCCCTGCCGACACCGGCGGAGATCAAGGCGTTCCTCGACGACTACGTCATTGGCCAGGACCAGGCGAAAAAGGTCCTCGCGGTGGCGGTGTACAACCACTACAAGCGCATCTACCAGAAGAAGCCGGCCGCCCGGCCGCGCCCCGGAGTGAAGAGTCCCGGCGGCGAGGACGTGGAGCTGAGCAAGAGCAACATCCTGCTCATCGGTCCCACGGGCAGCGGCAAGACGCTGCTGGCCCAGTCCCTGGCGCGCTTCCTCAATGTTCCCTTCACCATCGCCGACGCGACCAGCCTCACCGAGGCCGGCTACGTGGGCGAGGACGTGGAGAACATCATCCAGAACCTCCTCCACAACGCCGACTACGACGTGGAGAAGGCCGCGCGCGGCATCGTCTACATCGACGAGATCGACAAGATTGCCCGCAAGGGTGACATGCCGAGCGCCACCCGCGACGTCGGCGGCGAGGGCGTGCAGCAGGCCCTGCTGAAGATCATCGAGGGCACCCGCGCCAACGTCACGCCGCGCGGCGGGAAGAAGTACAACCAGCAGGAGTACGTCCAGGTCGACACGACGAACATCCTCTTCATCTGCGGCGGTGCCTTCCACGGCATCGACGGCGTCATCAAGCGCCGCGTGGGTGAGAAGGGCCTGGGCTTCGGCGCGAAGATCACCCACCGCGAGGAGCGCAGCGTGGGCGAATTGCTGGCGCTGACGGAGCCGGAGGACCTGATGAAGTTCGGGATGATTCCCGAGTTCATCGGCCGCCTGCCCATGATCGCCACGCTGAACGACCTGAAGGAAGAGGACCTCGTCATCATCCTCTCGCAGCCGAAGAACGCGCTGGTGAAGCAGTACCAGAAGCTCTTCGAGATGGAGAAGGTGAAGCTGACCTTCACCAAGGAAGCGCTGCGCGCCATTGCCCGCGAGGCGATGCGCCGTCACTCCGGAGCGCGCGGCCTGCGCGCCATCCTGGAGGACGCGATGCTGGAGATCATGTACGACGTGCCGTTCCGCGAGGGCGTCAAGGAGTGCAAGATCACCGAGCAGGTGATCACCAAGCACGAGCCTCCGCAGCTCGTGATGGAGAAGGAGAAGAAGACGGCCTAG